A single Deltaproteobacteria bacterium DNA region contains:
- the hemW gene encoding radical SAM family heme chaperone HemW, which produces MNAAERKNCNPQSAIGNRKMAGLYIHIPFCRTKCPYCTFYSETNLSFISDFLKALFQEMEMARNQFNQVDTVYLGGGTPSVLLPHQIQAILEKIRQNFHLVADAEITLEANPADLSLAYLQSLRHSGVNRLNLGIQSLDPETLSFLGRRHSLDQALSSILTSREAGFDNLGIDLIYGVPGQEMESWLATLARAVDFAPEHISCYQLTVEANTPLAIQQQKGECTLPPEDLQYDFFMKTSASLEEAGYIHYEVSNFARGMEYASRHNQKYWNHTPYLGLGPSAHSFRGNRRWWNHRLLDHYITNLSTGNAPIQSEETLTLEQLCFEAFFLALRTKSGLHLKDFSEKYQQDLLAAKAPMLANLLDDGYMVIRDGMLLPTRSGLAIADRLAL; this is translated from the coding sequence ATGAACGCTGCAGAAAGAAAAAACTGCAATCCGCAATCCGCAATCGGCAATCGGAAGATGGCGGGTCTCTATATTCACATTCCCTTCTGTCGGACGAAATGCCCTTACTGCACTTTTTACTCGGAAACAAACCTTTCGTTCATCTCAGATTTCCTGAAGGCACTTTTCCAAGAAATGGAGATGGCCCGCAACCAATTCAACCAAGTGGATACAGTTTACCTCGGAGGAGGAACTCCTTCTGTGCTTCTCCCGCACCAAATCCAGGCGATCTTGGAAAAAATCCGCCAAAATTTCCACCTGGTCGCCGATGCGGAAATCACCCTGGAAGCCAATCCGGCAGATTTGAGTTTAGCCTACCTCCAATCTTTAAGGCACAGCGGGGTCAATCGTCTCAATCTGGGGATCCAATCCCTCGACCCAGAGACCCTAAGTTTTTTAGGACGGAGGCACTCTCTGGACCAAGCCCTTTCCTCGATTCTAACTTCCCGTGAAGCTGGCTTCGACAATCTGGGGATTGACTTAATTTATGGCGTCCCGGGGCAGGAAATGGAATCATGGCTGGCCACATTAGCCCGGGCTGTGGATTTTGCCCCGGAGCATATCTCCTGTTATCAGCTCACGGTCGAAGCCAACACCCCTTTAGCAATTCAGCAGCAAAAAGGAGAATGCACCCTCCCTCCGGAAGACCTCCAGTATGATTTTTTTATGAAAACATCCGCAAGTCTCGAAGAAGCCGGATATATCCACTACGAAGTTTCCAACTTTGCCCGGGGAATGGAGTACGCTTCCAGGCATAACCAAAAATACTGGAATCACACCCCTTACCTCGGGCTTGGACCTTCGGCTCATTCTTTTAGGGGAAATCGCCGTTGGTGGAATCATCGATTACTGGATCATTATATAACCAACCTCAGCACCGGAAATGCTCCCATCCAATCAGAAGAAACTCTCACCCTGGAGCAACTTTGCTTCGAAGCCTTTTTCCTTGCCCTGCGCACAAAATCAGGGTTGCACCTAAAAGATTTCTCAGAAAAATATCAACAAGACCTTCTTGCCGCCAAAGCGCCAATGCTGGCTAATTTATTGGATGATGGCTACATGGTAATACGAGATGGGATGTTACTGCCGACCCGTTCCGGCCTGGCCATTGCCGACCGCCTTGCCTTGAT